From Desulfovibrio aminophilus, one genomic window encodes:
- the ruvC gene encoding crossover junction endodeoxyribonuclease RuvC: protein MAGVVVLGLDPGSRVTGFGVVAEVSGQARLVEAGTIRTGTGDMAVRLGVIYSRVAEVIGRHSPVEAAIENVFVDKNTASALKLGQARGAAMAACAVAGLSVAGYEPSKVKKSLVGAGGADKKQVAFMVARVLGVKDPDWAVDASDALAVAVCHLNERRFRKLAGLS, encoded by the coding sequence ATGGCCGGGGTGGTGGTTCTGGGGCTGGACCCCGGGTCGCGGGTCACGGGCTTCGGCGTGGTCGCCGAGGTTTCGGGCCAGGCCCGGCTGGTGGAGGCCGGAACCATCCGCACGGGCACGGGCGACATGGCCGTCCGGCTGGGCGTCATCTACAGCCGGGTGGCCGAGGTCATCGGGCGCCACTCCCCCGTCGAGGCGGCCATCGAGAACGTGTTCGTGGACAAGAACACGGCCTCGGCCCTCAAACTGGGCCAGGCCCGGGGCGCGGCCATGGCGGCCTGCGCCGTGGCCGGGCTGTCCGTGGCCGGGTACGAGCCCTCCAAGGTCAAGAAGAGCCTGGTGGGCGCGGGCGGGGCGGACAAGAAGCAGGTGGCCTTCATGGTCGCCCGCGTGCTCGGGGTCAAGGACCCGGACTGGGCCGTGGACGCCAGCGACGCCCTGGCCGTGGCCGTCTGCCACCTCAACGAGCGGCGTTTCCGCAAACTCGCGGGGCTCTCATGA
- a CDS encoding YebC/PmpR family DNA-binding transcriptional regulator, with product MSGHSKWSNIQHRKGRQDAKKAKFFTKAAKDIILAAKAGGGDPSHNSVLRLAIAKAKSVNLPNDRIENAIKKGTGELAGGDLQEVMYEGYAPGGVAILVEAATDNRNRTVAEIRHLISKGGGNMGEAGSVAWMFDKKGVLVFPKDGNTEDELLEIGLEAGAEDVKDEGDSFEVHTAPEDFMAVQKVFEDAGKKVESAELAMVPKNLVPVDAEAAKKVMNLIDALEDNDDVQNVFVNADFPDDFTAD from the coding sequence ATGTCCGGACACAGCAAATGGTCCAACATCCAGCATCGCAAGGGACGGCAGGACGCCAAGAAGGCCAAGTTCTTCACCAAGGCGGCCAAGGACATCATCCTGGCGGCCAAGGCGGGCGGCGGCGATCCCTCGCATAACTCCGTCCTGCGCCTGGCCATCGCCAAGGCAAAGTCCGTGAACCTGCCCAACGACAGGATCGAGAACGCGATCAAGAAGGGCACGGGCGAACTGGCGGGCGGCGATCTCCAGGAGGTCATGTACGAGGGCTACGCGCCCGGCGGCGTGGCCATCCTGGTGGAGGCGGCCACGGACAACCGCAACCGCACCGTGGCCGAAATCCGCCATCTCATCTCCAAGGGCGGCGGCAACATGGGCGAGGCCGGAAGCGTGGCCTGGATGTTCGACAAGAAGGGCGTGCTCGTCTTCCCTAAGGACGGCAACACCGAGGACGAGCTCCTGGAGATCGGCCTGGAGGCCGGGGCCGAGGACGTCAAGGACGAGGGCGATTCCTTCGAGGTGCACACCGCGCCCGAGGATTTCATGGCCGTCCAGAAGGTCTTCGAGGACGCGGGCAAGAAGGTGGAGAGCGCCGAGCTGGCCATGGTGCCCAAGAACCTCGTGCCCGTGGACGCCGAGGCGGCCAAGAAGGTCATGAACCTGATCGACGCCCTGGAAGACAACGACGACGTGCAGAACGTCTTCGTCAACGCCGACTTCCCGGACGACTTCACGGCTGACTAG
- the ruvA gene encoding Holliday junction branch migration protein RuvA — translation MIAYLEGRLLEFSERTCLVVTPGGVGYELFMPSSALGQLPAPGEQLAVFVHTVVREDAMDLYGFLAAEDRELFRTLISIDKLGPKKALSILAHFTPEHLREIAFREDDAALATVPGIGPKSARQILWFLKDKVNKIKGPLGKAPAKGGAARPADEYLDALAGLRNLGYSEEEARPLLQEIFGEEPDLDAAGAIRTALKRIASARS, via the coding sequence ATGATCGCCTATCTCGAAGGACGCCTGCTGGAGTTTTCCGAACGTACCTGCCTGGTGGTCACGCCGGGCGGAGTGGGCTACGAGCTGTTCATGCCCTCCTCGGCCCTGGGGCAGCTCCCGGCCCCGGGCGAGCAGCTGGCCGTGTTCGTGCACACGGTGGTCCGCGAGGACGCGATGGACCTCTACGGCTTCCTCGCGGCCGAGGACCGCGAGCTGTTCCGCACGCTCATCTCCATCGACAAGCTCGGGCCCAAGAAGGCCCTGTCCATCCTGGCCCATTTCACGCCCGAGCATCTGCGCGAGATCGCCTTCCGCGAGGACGACGCGGCCCTGGCCACGGTGCCGGGCATCGGCCCCAAGTCCGCGCGCCAGATCCTCTGGTTCCTCAAGGACAAGGTGAACAAGATCAAGGGGCCGCTGGGCAAGGCCCCGGCCAAGGGGGGCGCCGCCCGCCCGGCCGACGAGTACCTGGACGCCCTTGCGGGGCTCAGGAACCTGGGATACTCCGAGGAGGAGGCCCGTCCCCTGCTGCAGGAGATCTTCGGCGAGGAGCCCGATCTTGACGCCGCCGGGGCAATCCGCACGGCCTTGAAGAGGATCGCTTCGGCACGCTCATGA